Proteins encoded in a region of the Salipiger sp. CCB-MM3 genome:
- a CDS encoding acyltransferase family protein, producing the protein MPYRPDIDGLRAVAVLAVVLYHFGLPWLGGGFTGVDVFFVISGFLIGGILWREHEAEGRIRLGAFYLRRFRRLAPAFFAMALITAALGAALLLPFEFREFGKSLIAATVYLSNVLFYKQAGYFDTGAEMKPLLHTWSLAVEEQFYLFLPLLIALLSRHRQVLLMALVAVWGASLVSSVLATPSHPGAAFYLFPFRAWELLSGVLLAIWGLETGRVWRGRAALSWAGLALIAVSVTLIPAGPMFPGLLALPPVLGTVLLIANGTGANPVNRALSHPVALFFGRISYSLYLWHWPVVTLSLYLRGSYSGPLEAAAWIALSVVLAWLSWRFIEMPVRRARLAPPLVFGGTALASAAALAVGGWLYLGDGLAERFGPSVRPHIAASADFLQDWSRCTTPESGPLMGIETCPIGPEGAPQVLVWGDSHARAFKEGLDLAAHEANVSGLIIWRAGCPPLFGLRKSESAATPAQDHACTQANLQIRQALPSLDSLQRVALIGRWTYYAHGSGIGLDAGNRITVTPTDAPTPAGVPQASILAEAERTTVAELRGLVPDVVVLRQPPEIPGYDSRLAAREAAHAGWPLAKTPVTAPDVPRSALAQRSAEAEAPWRAMAEAGQIRWIDTWPRFCDAEACHALHDGQGWYFDNNHITNAAALALRDLFGPIFGTKVAGL; encoded by the coding sequence CCCTACCGCCCCGACATTGACGGGCTGCGCGCCGTCGCGGTGCTGGCGGTGGTGCTTTATCACTTCGGCCTGCCATGGCTCGGCGGCGGCTTCACCGGCGTCGACGTGTTCTTCGTGATCTCGGGATTTCTGATCGGCGGCATCCTCTGGCGCGAGCATGAGGCCGAGGGGCGCATCCGCCTCGGCGCCTTCTACCTGCGCCGCTTCCGCCGCCTTGCCCCGGCCTTCTTTGCCATGGCGCTGATCACCGCCGCGCTTGGCGCCGCGCTGCTGCTGCCCTTCGAGTTCCGCGAGTTCGGCAAGTCGCTGATCGCCGCCACGGTCTATCTGTCGAATGTGCTCTTCTACAAACAGGCGGGCTATTTCGACACGGGCGCCGAGATGAAGCCACTGCTGCACACGTGGTCTCTGGCGGTCGAAGAGCAGTTCTATCTTTTCCTGCCGCTGCTGATCGCGCTGCTGTCGCGGCACCGCCAAGTGCTGCTGATGGCGCTGGTGGCGGTCTGGGGCGCCTCTCTGGTCTCGTCGGTCCTTGCCACGCCCAGCCATCCGGGCGCGGCCTTCTACCTCTTCCCGTTCCGCGCGTGGGAGCTTTTGTCGGGCGTGCTTCTGGCGATCTGGGGGCTGGAGACCGGGCGCGTCTGGCGCGGCCGCGCGGCGCTCAGCTGGGCCGGGCTGGCGCTCATCGCGGTAAGCGTGACGCTGATCCCGGCCGGGCCGATGTTTCCCGGATTGCTCGCCCTGCCGCCGGTGCTGGGCACGGTGCTGTTGATCGCCAATGGCACCGGCGCAAACCCGGTCAACCGCGCGCTGTCGCATCCGGTGGCGCTGTTCTTCGGACGCATCTCCTACTCGCTCTACCTCTGGCACTGGCCGGTGGTGACGCTGTCGCTCTACCTGCGCGGCAGCTACAGCGGCCCGCTCGAGGCCGCCGCATGGATCGCGCTGTCGGTGGTGCTGGCGTGGCTCTCCTGGCGCTTCATCGAAATGCCCGTCCGCCGTGCCCGCCTCGCCCCGCCGCTGGTCTTCGGCGGCACGGCGCTGGCCTCGGCGGCGGCGCTGGCGGTGGGCGGCTGGCTCTATCTCGGCGACGGTCTGGCAGAGCGGTTCGGCCCATCGGTGCGCCCGCATATCGCCGCCTCGGCGGATTTCCTGCAGGACTGGAGCCGCTGCACCACCCCTGAAAGCGGCCCGCTCATGGGGATCGAGACCTGCCCGATCGGCCCGGAAGGCGCGCCGCAGGTGCTGGTCTGGGGCGACAGCCATGCGCGCGCCTTCAAAGAGGGGCTCGATCTGGCCGCGCATGAGGCCAATGTGTCCGGACTGATCATCTGGCGCGCGGGCTGTCCGCCGCTCTTTGGTCTGCGCAAGAGCGAGAGCGCCGCCACCCCGGCGCAGGATCACGCCTGCACGCAGGCCAATCTGCAGATCCGTCAGGCGCTTCCCAGCCTCGACAGCCTGCAGCGCGTGGCGCTGATCGGACGCTGGACCTATTACGCCCATGGCAGCGGCATCGGCCTCGACGCGGGCAATAGGATCACCGTCACCCCCACCGATGCGCCGACCCCCGCCGGGGTGCCGCAGGCCAGCATCCTCGCCGAGGCGGAACGCACCACCGTCGCCGAGCTGCGCGGCCTCGTGCCCGACGTTGTGGTGCTGCGCCAACCGCCCGAGATCCCGGGCTACGACAGCCGCCTCGCCGCGCGTGAGGCCGCCCACGCGGGCTGGCCGCTGGCCAAGACCCCTGTCACCGCGCCGGACGTGCCGCGCAGCGCTCTGGCGCAGCGCAGCGCCGAGGCAGAAGCGCCGTGGCGCGCCATGGCCGAGGCCGGACAGATCCGCTGGATCGACACATGGCCCCGCTTCTGCGACGCCGAGGCCTGCCACGCGCTGCACGATGGGCAGGGCTGGTATTTCGACAACAACCACATCACCAACGCCGCCGCGCTGGCGCTGCGCGATCTCTTCGGCCCGATCTTCGGCACCAAGGTGGCCGGGCTGTGA